A genomic segment from Candidatus Brocadia sinica JPN1 encodes:
- a CDS encoding PilZ domain-containing protein, translating to MKPSQRKYQIVIVITLGVYLYYLVYRFRYTINPDSFVLSIGFFYAEVHGFIALFFYFFQIWKITERKASLPTSGLTVDVYIPTYNEDIFVLKKTALGCINIKYPHKTYILDDGNRPELAKRAAEWGCGYIARKERMHAKAGNLNNAFQLTQGEFVAIFDADFVPQTDFLDKTLGYFRDQKVAFVQTPHNYYNIDSFQFRINKKKEKSWNEQDIFYRLMMPGRDYWNSTFFAGTAAVLRKKALEDIGGFATGTITEDLQTSILLYAHGWKGVYHNEVLSNGLAAKDFKNYHIQLLRWAEGNIGLFFRNNPFVVRGLTIPQKICFFAVIFGWLIGFPKLIYFVMPSVMILTGGYPIGSFDFPFIWRYVMFLAVIIGGFKFASRGYGKIRYAESYVMMNFFILIKAAFKNIFRMKSIFKVTGKSGRESIGVLNVVPQLLMCFLCLAGITWGGLKWYYGISSDFIGIGVAIFWSIVNGFLALSTIELVTRPYQKRRDFRFLGAVPVQYSIDEDLGTIHGVGVTKDINEYGIALVAFSPLPVDKKITLSLHLNQRILHCKADVLYVTPANGIRDTTFVYGIKFDGLSEEEKSIIIQYCFTTTLPRFLHKFSKRPSFVSKMFFKYYNQERFRKHVRRRVDLPLIVRNNGNPSFIAVTNDISMSGLSFISHVPFELGEILKIEVFTPFGTLVADGEIRRTKDIASGQSYFIGVKFTQFYENLKSDFTNQHGTSRRMAKEIISAYEDLTG from the coding sequence ATGAAACCAAGCCAACGAAAATATCAGATTGTTATTGTGATAACGTTGGGTGTATATCTTTATTACCTTGTATACCGATTTCGTTACACCATTAACCCAGACTCGTTTGTTCTCTCAATCGGTTTCTTTTATGCAGAGGTTCATGGTTTTATCGCGCTGTTTTTTTATTTTTTTCAGATATGGAAAATCACGGAGAGAAAGGCGTCTTTGCCAACTTCAGGGTTAACTGTCGATGTGTACATTCCAACGTACAACGAAGATATTTTTGTTTTGAAAAAAACGGCGCTTGGTTGTATTAACATAAAGTATCCACATAAGACCTATATCCTGGATGATGGGAATCGTCCTGAATTAGCAAAGAGAGCGGCAGAATGGGGATGCGGATATATTGCCAGAAAGGAAAGGATGCATGCAAAGGCAGGGAATTTAAACAACGCATTCCAACTAACGCAGGGTGAGTTTGTGGCAATATTTGACGCAGATTTCGTACCCCAAACGGATTTTTTAGATAAAACACTTGGTTACTTTCGGGATCAAAAAGTTGCCTTTGTCCAGACACCGCATAACTATTATAATATTGATTCCTTTCAATTCAGGATAAATAAGAAAAAAGAGAAGTCATGGAATGAGCAGGATATCTTTTACCGGCTGATGATGCCCGGGAGAGATTACTGGAATTCTACTTTTTTTGCAGGAACTGCTGCCGTGCTCCGGAAAAAAGCCCTGGAAGACATCGGAGGATTTGCTACGGGAACTATTACCGAAGACCTTCAGACTTCAATCCTTCTCTATGCGCATGGTTGGAAGGGAGTGTATCATAATGAAGTTTTGTCGAATGGACTCGCCGCCAAAGATTTTAAAAATTACCATATTCAGTTACTACGCTGGGCGGAAGGGAATATCGGTCTTTTCTTTCGAAATAATCCTTTCGTTGTTAGGGGATTGACGATTCCCCAGAAAATTTGTTTCTTTGCGGTAATTTTTGGCTGGCTGATTGGGTTTCCGAAACTTATCTATTTTGTTATGCCGTCAGTCATGATCCTGACAGGAGGATATCCTATTGGGTCATTTGACTTCCCCTTTATATGGCGGTACGTGATGTTCCTTGCCGTAATTATAGGGGGATTCAAATTTGCCAGTCGCGGATATGGAAAAATCAGATATGCTGAAAGCTATGTGATGATGAATTTCTTCATCCTTATTAAAGCCGCTTTCAAAAATATTTTTCGGATGAAATCGATTTTCAAAGTAACGGGAAAGAGCGGTCGTGAATCGATCGGTGTGTTGAATGTAGTTCCGCAATTATTGATGTGTTTTCTATGCCTTGCCGGAATTACGTGGGGAGGTTTGAAATGGTATTATGGAATATCGTCGGACTTTATAGGCATTGGTGTAGCCATTTTTTGGAGTATCGTTAATGGATTTTTAGCCTTGTCGACCATTGAGCTTGTAACAAGGCCATATCAGAAGCGCAGAGATTTCAGATTCCTTGGTGCAGTGCCTGTACAATATTCAATTGACGAAGATCTTGGTACGATACACGGTGTGGGAGTTACGAAAGATATTAATGAATATGGTATTGCCCTGGTCGCATTTTCACCGTTGCCGGTTGACAAAAAAATCACTCTTTCCCTGCATTTAAACCAGAGAATATTGCATTGCAAAGCGGACGTGCTTTATGTTACTCCTGCAAACGGCATTCGGGATACTACATTTGTTTACGGAATTAAATTTGATGGGTTAAGCGAAGAAGAAAAGAGTATCATAATCCAGTATTGCTTTACTACAACCCTTCCCAGATTTCTCCATAAATTCAGCAAACGACCCTCTTTCGTTTCGAAAATGTTTTTCAAATATTATAATCAAGAGCGGTTCAGAAAGCATGTTCGCAGGAGAGTCGATCTGCCTCTCATTGTCCGGAATAACGGGAATCCTTCTTTTATAGCCGTTACAAATGATATTAGCATGTCCGGGCTCTCTTTTATCAGCCATGTTCCCTTCGAATTGGGTGAAATACTGAAAATCGAGGTTTTCACACCATTTGGGACGTTGGTTGCAGATGGTGAAATACGACGAACAAAGGATATTGCGTCTGGACAATCATATTTCATAGGCGTTAAATTTACTCAATTTTATGAAAATTTGAAGAGTGATTTTACAAATCAACATGGTACATCAAGGCGCATGGCGAAGGAAATAATTTCGGCGTATGAAGATTTAACGGGGTAG